From the genome of Solanum stenotomum isolate F172 chromosome 5, ASM1918654v1, whole genome shotgun sequence:
atttttttaaatagcaAAAACGTTGCACGGGCagcgatttaaaaaaaaaagaaaagaaatttacCATCAGATGTTGACTAGTTGacagaaatttcaaaaaataaaataaaataaaagaatatttctacaaaaaatcgctgccaaggcagcgatttttttgaaaaaaaactagTTCCACCAAAATCGCTGCCAAGGCAGTGatttcaagatatatatatacatatttttttgtaaaaaagcTGTCAAAAGGCTGAAAATTGCTACCTTGACagctttttaattaaatttttttcttttttttaaaaattcgtttctcttcaatttttatttttttaaattatttttcgttttgaaaaCAAGGcagtgttttttaaaaaaaataatttttttaacaaaaatcgCTAAAAAGGCAGTCTAATTAAGAAAagattttcgaaaaaaaaatttaaggaaaacgcagcaattttccaaaaaaaagtttttacaaAAAgctgccaattttttttttctatgaaaaCGCTGCCATAGCAGCGATATTAGGTGGAGGAAAAAAATTAGAGTTAAAAAATCGCTGTTGTGCCAAcgattttagtgaaaaaaagaaaaaagaaattagacAAAAATCGCTGCAGCAGGAGCGATTTTGccgttttggttttaaaaaaatatgatgtgcccttttggaatttttggtaattttttttgcccttttggctccggactcTCAAAATATGTCTCTAATAAGTGTTACGTCCGTTgtaaattagtatatatagataaatataatattaaattatgtgTATAATgataaatagaaaatttaatGTTAAAGACTTACGTGCTCAATTTAaagaatagtaaaaaaaattgagttgattATTCAATGTCATCTAAACTTGTGAAGTGTACTCATAATTTAGTTAGATATGCACGATATAAAATGAGTTCATTTGTAATATTATTAGGTGTAAATACGTGATATAATTATATTGTACCTAATACTTTCTTATAgatgttatttttaattgtatatGTTCTACTTCGATGTTTCAATTTCTTTATCATGATCAAAACTTTTATTGTAGATATTGATATCTCTCTAGTTCTTGGTATTTTTTTGTATCAACTTATTATGTTATTCATTTGCGACACGATTTTTTAcattaatatcattttttactttaagcatttttaaaaatgacctaaagaaagaagaatttaTCGCTAagttattaatatataataacgGAAGTGGTATGTCCATTATACCAAGTTAATTATAAATTGtatgtaataataattaaagatgAAGATCAAAGTTTAAGCCTATAACATTTGTCAtaacaaaaatagagaagatTTCTTTCTTTACAAAGAGAGGTTGCTCGGATACCTAGCATCCCATCAATAAAAGCTATATATGGAGAACAAATAATTGataagttaatatttttatttgaatttcatttGAACTTTTTCTTAAGCAAATATGATGTACTCTTTCAGTTTAAAGACGATTAAAAAGTCATTTAATCTAAAAACTTCTACACCAAATTGCAATATGcaagtagaaaataaaataaaataaatttctaacAGAATAAATTAACAAAGTATTAAAGGAATTACTCTATGACAATATGAATAAAAgtatatacatttaaaataattaatctttgTGTATAACATTAGTGAAAAGTGTATTGTACATTACTAAAGCTTTCATTGGGATAAATAGTTctgatttaaaatataattattttttaatattaaataacatACAATCTCAAACATACCAAGAATGAGATTTAAACCacatagatacatataaatcatAGATATACCTTAAAAAGGAGAATTTCTGACCGATAGAACACAAATAGAATAATAGAGCAAAGACCACTTCTTGTAAGCTTTTATAGAGTGTTGCAAtgtaaaaaataagaaataattttaagagaaaattaaTAATGTGGAAGATGAAAGGTAGAATCAATCTTAATAACTAAACAAATCATGAATGGCCATGTTCTGACTTAATCATAACTTAAGTGTGAAGCATTAAACTACTGTTGGAATGAGCGTAAACGGAAGAAGCTCAAAGGATAACAATTAAATTTTCATTAAGAAATGATAAGCTCTAACACCTAACCATATATTTGGTCTaattaactttttattatttatttaattatttaattaaaaagataGTGAAGattattttcgtaattcaactttaagATTAagagtttttcacttttgatataatatgatatgatatgattggcaagtattaaaaatcaaatcacTTTCTAGCGCATGTATATAAGAAAAGAGAGTCATATCTTGTGTTAGTAACTTAAATCATCTTATaaacaaatgaaatgaaaggcAAAAATCTTTGGCAAAAGGGTTTagtggacccttatacttgtatgagtttgtattgtgaacTCTTCTACTTAATATTTTGTCAGTTGAATCtttaaactcaataaaacacaaCATATTAAACCCTTCTGACCATTGACCATACTTATGTGACACTAATATAAATGAGTTGGCAAGAGAGTGTGACTACACGCGTGCTAAGGCAAGTGAACatgatatttaaattttaaattattaaaattatataaaaataaataaaaatccaaCTTGTTCCCCACACCTTCTTTTTCAGCCACCCCCACCCTATCGCTGCCCCAatcccatttttcttttttctccacACCCTATCGTTATCTTCTTAACCGATCTTGGCATTGACACTTTCGTGACGTCAAGTTTCATGACGATTATCAGTGAAGGGAGAGAGCGGCGTTGGTTTCATGGTGGTGCTCGCCGGTTCGCAGTGGTGTGAGAGGGAGAGAGGCGGCGTTAGTCCCTTTTCGCTGGAATGGGAGGCGATACTGGTCCCTTTTCCACCAGAATAAGAGGCGGTGAGAGAGTTTGCTGGTACGCCAAGAGGATGGAAAGGAGACGTCATTTATGGTGGTTCGCATGGGGTTGTCAGTGGTGTTGAGAAATGAAAATAGTGAAAGGGAGAACGAGGCGGGAGATGACACGAGGAACTGGTCAGGCGGCGAAAAGGTTTGTCGGACAGAACTGGTAGAGTGGCCGCTTACGATTGCTGGTTTTGTGAAGGTTGGAGAAGAGGAAAGGAAAACGGTATGGCGGCAGAGGAGCTCGATTttactttaagaaataaattaaattcttattattttatcttttatttaataaatttagttaatatttttttaaaataacaattagtgaagaaaatgatgattattattaattttaatgacATAAATTTGATATGTCATCTATTCAAATGAGAGTGAGCTGCACACATGGTAAGAtgggtttaaaaaaaaaaatttaattgaatttaagaATTTAGTTGGTAAAGGATTAAGTAGAAGAATTCacaatacaaacacaaacaagtACAGGGTCCACCAGACCCTTTTGccaaaatcttttaaaacttgaattttatgtccttcaattttggatgtgtataaataaatacttaaatttgtataaaattaaataaataaataaataaatatgtccTACGTGGAATCCTACCTAGCAATTTGTGTCCCACATAGTGTCCTACATGTATTACGACACATAAGTCTTATATGTCTATTTATGTGCTTATATATACACGTTTAAAATTGAAGcacataaatgtgaaatgagtctaaattaaacaacacaaattatattttaaaccCCCAAAAGATATTCTTTTCAGCCTATTCTCTGGTCCACTTTATTATATCATACAAAAACCTCAAACACCCTCAAAAACCTCCTAAAACCCTTCAATTTCAATCCAATTTCCGCCATGAATTCCAACTCCACAACTCCAAATTTCGATAATCTTCTTCTCCAATCGTTAATGGGTAGACTCCAAATCcgtcctcctccttcttctcttccttCATCAAACCCGCCATTTCTTTCTCCACAATCACTCGAAGACCTTCTCTTCAACAACCTCCCTTCCGATGAAGacgatgatgaagaagaagatcaagacTATAACCTTAATGGATCCTCCTCGAAGTCCCAGCTCTCCAGAGAAGAATCCCGGCTTGAAAAACAGATAATCAGAATAATACTTACTGGAAAGATTGATTCATTGAAACCCAATTCGGGTCAGGCTGTTACGATTGGTGAACATCATATATGTGTCGGGTTTCATGAAGACCCAGGTACGGATTATCGGGTTTGGGAATGGCATGGACATATTATGTTATTTGATGAGGAAAATGGCTATACACCGGAGTATATTTATGGGAATTATTTTGAAAGAGTTAGTGTGAAGttga
Proteins encoded in this window:
- the LOC125866305 gene encoding uncharacterized protein LOC125866305, producing the protein MNSNSTTPNFDNLLLQSLMGRLQIRPPPSSLPSSNPPFLSPQSLEDLLFNNLPSDEDDDEEEDQDYNLNGSSSKSQLSREESRLEKQIIRIILTGKIDSLKPNSGQAVTIGEHHICVGFHEDPGTDYRVWEWHGHIMLFDEENGYTPEYIYGNYFERVSVKLTKKKKTEEEEEEEELEEVEKEEKLGNLGLKELIESGESNSEGRILRRNMNAGTPRV